In one window of Rhinopithecus roxellana isolate Shanxi Qingling chromosome 15, ASM756505v1, whole genome shotgun sequence DNA:
- the LOC115892005 gene encoding RNA-binding protein 4 isoform X3 produces MVKLFIGNLPREATEQEIRSLFEQYGKVLECDIIKNYGFVHIEDKTAAEDAIRNLHHYKLHGVNINVEASKNKSKTSTKLHVGNISPTCTNKELRAKFEEYGPVIECDIVKDYAFVHMERAEDAVEAIRGLDNTEFQDLGCSTGTYYANIPKPEV; encoded by the exons ATGGTGAAGCTGTTCATCGGAAACCTGCCCCGGGAGGCTACAGAGCAGGAGATTCGCTCACTCTTCGAGCAGTATGGGAAGGTGCTGGAATGTGACATCATTAAGAATTACGGCTTTGTGCACATAGAAGATAAAACTGCAGCTGAAGATGCCATACGCAACCTGCACCATTACAAGCTTCATGGGGTGAACATCAACGTGGAAGCCAGCAAGAATAAGAGCAAAACCTCAACAAAGTTGCATGTGGGCAACATCAGTCCCACTTGCACCAATAAGGAGCTTCGAGCCAAGTTTGAGGAGTATGGTCCGGTCATCGAATGTGACATCGTGAAAGATTATGCCTTCGTACACATGGAGCGGGCAGAGGATGCAGTGGAGGCCATCAGGGGCCTTGATAACACAGAGTTTCAAG atttgggatgctcaactggtaCGTATTACGCAAATATTCCAAAACCTGAGGTCTGA
- the LOC115892005 gene encoding RNA-binding protein 4 isoform X2, whose product MVKLFIGNLPREATEQEIRSLFEQYGKVLECDIIKNYGFVHIEDKTAAEDAIRNLHHYKLHGVNINVEASKNKSKTSTKLHVGNISPTCTNKELRAKFEEYGPVIECDIVKDYAFVHMERAEDAVEAIRGLDNTEFQGSELCILYEEPRKNMSSNTYRSRILIWDAQLVRITQIFQNLRSEATVAVQGW is encoded by the exons ATGGTGAAGCTGTTCATCGGAAACCTGCCCCGGGAGGCTACAGAGCAGGAGATTCGCTCACTCTTCGAGCAGTATGGGAAGGTGCTGGAATGTGACATCATTAAGAATTACGGCTTTGTGCACATAGAAGATAAAACTGCAGCTGAAGATGCCATACGCAACCTGCACCATTACAAGCTTCATGGGGTGAACATCAACGTGGAAGCCAGCAAGAATAAGAGCAAAACCTCAACAAAGTTGCATGTGGGCAACATCAGTCCCACTTGCACCAATAAGGAGCTTCGAGCCAAGTTTGAGGAGTATGGTCCGGTCATCGAATGTGACATCGTGAAAGATTATGCCTTCGTACACATGGAGCGGGCAGAGGATGCAGTGGAGGCCATCAGGGGCCTTGATAACACAGAGTTTCAAG GATCAGAATTATGCATTTTATATGAAGAACCTCGCAAAAACATGTCAAGCAACACTTATAGGAGCAGAATCCTT atttgggatgctcaactggtaCGTATTACGCAAATATTCCAAAACCTGAGGTCTGAAGCAACAGTGGCAGTTCAGGGGTGGTAA
- the LOC115892005 gene encoding RNA-binding protein 4 isoform X4, with amino-acid sequence MVKLFIGNLPREATEQEIRSLFEQYGKVLECDIIKNYGFVHIEDKTAAEDAIRNLHHYKLHGVNINVEASKNKSKTSTKLHVGNISPTCTNKELRAKFEEYGPVIECDIVKDYAFVHMERAEDAVEAIRGLDNTEFQGGMCVG; translated from the exons ATGGTGAAGCTGTTCATCGGAAACCTGCCCCGGGAGGCTACAGAGCAGGAGATTCGCTCACTCTTCGAGCAGTATGGGAAGGTGCTGGAATGTGACATCATTAAGAATTACGGCTTTGTGCACATAGAAGATAAAACTGCAGCTGAAGATGCCATACGCAACCTGCACCATTACAAGCTTCATGGGGTGAACATCAACGTGGAAGCCAGCAAGAATAAGAGCAAAACCTCAACAAAGTTGCATGTGGGCAACATCAGTCCCACTTGCACCAATAAGGAGCTTCGAGCCAAGTTTGAGGAGTATGGTCCGGTCATCGAATGTGACATCGTGAAAGATTATGCCTTCGTACACATGGAGCGGGCAGAGGATGCAGTGGAGGCCATCAGGGGCCTTGATAACACAGAGTTTCAAG GTGGGATGTGTGTGGGCTGA
- the LOC115892005 gene encoding RNA-binding protein 4 isoform X1 — translation MVKLFIGNLPREATEQEIRSLFEQYGKVLECDIIKNYGFVHIEDKTAAEDAIRNLHHYKLHGVNINVEASKNKSKTSTKLHVGNISPTCTNKELRAKFEEYGPVIECDIVKDYAFVHMERAEDAVEAIRGLDNTEFQGKRMHVQLSTSRLRTAPGMGDQSGCYRCGKEGHWSKECPIDRSGRVADLTEQYNEQYGAVRTPYTMSYGDSLYYNNAYGALDAYYKRCRAARSYEAVAAAAASVYNYAEQTLSQLPQVQNTAMASHLTSTSLDPYDRHLLPTSGAAATAAAAAAAAAAVTAASTSYYGRDRSPLRRATAPVPTVGEGYGYGHESELSQASAAARNSLYDMARYEREQYADRARYSAF, via the exons ATGGTGAAGCTGTTCATCGGAAACCTGCCCCGGGAGGCTACAGAGCAGGAGATTCGCTCACTCTTCGAGCAGTATGGGAAGGTGCTGGAATGTGACATCATTAAGAATTACGGCTTTGTGCACATAGAAGATAAAACTGCAGCTGAAGATGCCATACGCAACCTGCACCATTACAAGCTTCATGGGGTGAACATCAACGTGGAAGCCAGCAAGAATAAGAGCAAAACCTCAACAAAGTTGCATGTGGGCAACATCAGTCCCACTTGCACCAATAAGGAGCTTCGAGCCAAGTTTGAGGAGTATGGTCCGGTCATCGAATGTGACATCGTGAAAGATTATGCCTTCGTACACATGGAGCGGGCAGAGGATGCAGTGGAGGCCATCAGGGGCCTTGATAACACAGAGTTTCAAG GCAAACGAATGCACGTGCAGTTGTCCACCAGCCGGCTTAGGACTGCGCCCGGGATGGGAGACCAGAGCGGCTGCTATCGGTGCGGGAAAGAGGGGCACTGGTCCAAAGAGTGTCCGATAGATCGTTCAGGCCGCGTGGCAGACTTGACCGAGCAATATAATGAGCAATACGGAGCAGTGCGTACGCCTTACACCATGAGCTATGGGGATTCATTGTATTACAACAACGCGTACGGAGCGCTCGATGCCTACTACAAGCGCTGCCGTGCTGCCCGGTCCTATGAGGCAGTGGCGGCTGCAGCTGCCTCCGTGTATAATTATGCAGAGCAGACCCTGTCCCAGCTGCCACAAGTCCAGAATACAGCCATGGCCAGTCACCTCACCTCCACCTCTCTTGATCCCTACGATAGACACCTGTTGCCGACCTCAGGAGCTGCTGCCAcagctgctgctgcagcagcAGCCGCTGCTGCTGTTACTGCAGCTTCCACTTCATATTACGGGCGGGATCGGAGCCCCCTGCGTCGCGCTACAGCCCCAGTCCCCACTGTTGGAGAGGGCTACGGTTACGGGCATGAGAGTGAGTTGTCCCAAGCTTCAGCAGCTGCGCGGAATTCTCTATACGACATGGCCCGGTATGAGCGGGAGCAGTATGCCGATCGGGCGCGGTACTCAGCCTTTTAA